In Actinoplanes octamycinicus, the genomic window GTCGGCGAACGCGTGCGCCAGCCGCTCCCCCAGCCCGTCCCCGCGCTGCGGCACCGTCGTCCATCCGGGCGGTGCCGGATGGTCGCCGTCGAGCACCAGCGTGTGCCGGACGGCCGCGACCGCCGTGCCGGCCCGCAGCGTGTCGGCGAGGGCGGCGGCCGCGATCGCCGCCGCCTGTTCCGGCGTGCACGGTGGACAGAGCCGGGTCTTCACCCGCCCGGGCACCGGCGCCTTGGCCATCACCAGGAGCTGGATCATCGGGCCAGCACCGCCCGCATGTCGGCGACGGCGCGCAGGGTGCCGCGGACCGTGCCGGTCACCTTGGACCGGGTGCCGGCCGCCCGCGGGTGGTAGGTGACGTCCAGCTCCCGCACCCGCCAGCCGGCCCGGGCCGCGCCGAGCAGCAGCTCCAGCGGGTATCCGAAGCGCCGGTCGCGCAGGTCGAGGGCGAGCAGCGCGTCGCGGCGGGCGGCCCGGATCGGCGCGATGTCGTGCACCGGCAGGCCGGTGTCGCTGCGGATCCGGTGGGCCAGCACCGCGTTGCCGAGCCGCGCGTGCACCGGCCAGGCGCGCCGGGTGGCCGGCCGGCGGCGGCCGCAGACCAGGTCGGCCTCGCCGTCCCGGACCGGGCCGGCCAGGCGCGGCAGGTCGGCCGGGTCGAACGAGCCGTCGGCGTCCAGCACGCACACCACCCCGTCGTCCGGGTCGGCGGCCAGCAGGCCGGCGTGCACGGCGGCGCCGTACCCCCGGTCCGGCACGTCGATCACCCGGGCGCCGTGCCGGCGGGCGATGGCGGGCGATCCGTCGGTCGAGCCGTTGTCGGCCAGGATCGGCCGGTAGCCGGGCGGCATCCGGTCCAGCAGCCACGGCAGGGCGGCGGCCTCGTTCAGGCAGGGCAGCACCACATCGGTCATGGCCGGAAAGTTAGCCCTGCTCAGAGCCGGTAAATCTTACGAACTCGGGACGTCGCCGGCAGTTCTTACGAACCGCTGACGGATCGACGCGCGGCGCTCCCGGGGCGCCGGATCGGCCCTACGGTCGCTGTCGTGACGCACATCCTCGTGACCGGCGGCGCCGGTTTCATCGGCACCCATGTGACCACCGCGCTGCTGGCCGCCGGCCACGACGTGTCCGTGCTGGACTGCGGCCATCCGGCGGCGCACACCGGGCCGCCCGAGGTGCCCGACGGAGCGGTGCTGCACCGGGCCGACGTGCGCGACCGGGACGCGGTGGGGGCCGCGCTGCGCGGCGTCGACGCGGTGGTGCACCAGGCCGCGCTGGTCGGGCTCGGCGCCGGGCCGGACGACCTGCCGGACTACGTCGGCTGCAACGACCTGGGCACCGCGGTGCTGCTGGCCGCGATGGGCGGGGC contains:
- a CDS encoding glycosyltransferase family 2 protein — protein: MTDVVLPCLNEAAALPWLLDRMPPGYRPILADNGSTDGSPAIARRHGARVIDVPDRGYGAAVHAGLLAADPDDGVVCVLDADGSFDPADLPRLAGPVRDGEADLVCGRRRPATRRAWPVHARLGNAVLAHRIRSDTGLPVHDIAPIRAARRDALLALDLRDRRFGYPLELLLGAARAGWRVRELDVTYHPRAAGTRSKVTGTVRGTLRAVADMRAVLAR